From a region of the Mercurialis annua linkage group LG1-X, ddMerAnnu1.2, whole genome shotgun sequence genome:
- the LOC126664251 gene encoding QWRF motif-containing protein 2-like → MMVAAVSTTLNPKTTPNHNSRTAATRRPPLIPSEPDNANANANAIAPPRRPKSREVSSRYMSSPSTSTSTSSTPKRSPSPLISRPAAMMTPISSAPSTIKRSVSAERRRPSTPRFNSTDWRVNGNGVEMSSAERMLITSTRSLSVSFQGESFSYQVSKAKPAVTPSAIRKGTPERRKATPMPARGADQVENNSRPWPGRSREPNSLSRSVDWTDDRRKLAGSGVNLNVVRALQNSMMDYGSNNNSSNIRSSIVNRLSSDSISIIDVNRSDTHYDHSVASDTESVSSGSTTEGVGNGGRARGVCVPARFWQETNNRTRRQPEPGSPVSRTAGGLKGLVPPKLIAPKKIGIDSPVSSPKGTVNSRRQSSPIRGGGVLRPASPIRGGGVLRPASPSKLGTPSAALSPVRGVSPSRMRNVVGAVVNSNIGNMNTTNTPSILSFAADIRRGKSGEHRIVEVHLLRILYNRLLQWRFVNARADTSLSAQRMNAEKSLYTARVTILKLRESVIAKRTALQCLRQNLKIISILKGQMIYLEELAHMDQEFSCSLSGAIEALRASTLRLPVVGGARADIPNVKDAVCSAVDVMQAMASSICLLSSKVGDVNSLVVELANVASKERALLDQCKDLLSIIAALQVKECSLRTHFIQLKRVPFSLTSNV, encoded by the exons ATGATGGTAGCGGCAGTTTCTACAACGTTAAACCCCAAAACGACACCGAATCATAACAGTAGAACTGCTGCAACAAGAAGGCCGCCTCTAATACCATCAGAGCCTGACAATGCTAATGCTAATGCTAATGCAATCGCTCCTCCTCGCCGACCTAAATCACGGGAAGTTAGTTCTCGTTACATGTCCTCACCTTCTACTTCTACTTCTACTTCTTCCACCCCTAAACGGTCTCCGTCGCCGTTGATTTCGCGTCCAGCGGCTATGATGACTCCAATTTCATCCGCTCCTTCCACTATTAAACGGTCCGTATCCGCCGAGCGTAGACGGCCTTCTACGCCGCGTTTTAATTCCACAGATTGGAGGGTTAACGGTAATGGAGTGGAGATGTCTAGTGCAGAGAGAATGTTGATTACTTCAACTAGAAGCTTGTCGGTTTCGTTTCAAGGAGAGTCGTTTTCTTATCAGGTTAGTAAAGCGAAACCTGCGGTGACTCCGTCTGCCATAAGAAAAGGTACGCCGGAGAGGAGAAAAGCGACTCCGATGCCTGCCAGAGGAGCGGATCAAGTGGAGAATAATTCGAGGCCGTGGCCAGGAAGATCGCGTGAACCGAATTCCTTAAGTAGGAGTGTGGATTGGACGGATGATAGGAGGAAATTAGCTGGATCTGGAGTGAATTTGAATGTTGTTAGGGCATTGCAAAACTCTATGATGGATTATGgtagtaataataatagtagTAATATTAGGTCTTCAATTGTTAATAGATTAAGCTCTGATTCTATCAGCATTATTGATGTTAATCGATCAGATACACATTATGATCATTCTGTTGCTTCTGATACTGAGAGTGTGTCCTCTGGTAGCACTACTGAGGGTGTTGGTAATGGTGGACGAGCGAGGGGAGTGTGTGTGCCTGCTAGATTTTGGCAAGAGACTAATAACAGAACACGGCGCCAGCCAGAGCCTGGCTCTCCTGTTTCAAGGACTGCTGGGGGGCTAAAAGGACTTGTACCACCTAAACTAATTGCACCCAAGAAGATTGGAATTGATAGTCCAGTATCATCTCCTAAAGGCACTGTTAATAGTAGGAGACAGTCATCTCCGATTCGTGGTGGTGGTGTGTTACGGCCGGCATCTCCGATTCGTGGTGGTGGTGTGTTACGGCCGGCATCTCCAAGTAAGCTTGGGACTCCATCAGCTGCTTTGTCACCTGTAAGAGGTGTGAGCCCGTCGAGGATGAGGAATGTTGTTGGAGCTGTAGTGAATAGCAATATAGGCAATATGAATACTACTAATACGCCTTCAATTTTGAGTTTTGCTGCTGATATTCGGAGAGGTAAGAGTGGGGAACATCGCATTGTTGAGGTGCATTTGTTGAGGATTTTGTATAATCGACTGCTGCAGTGGCGTTTTGTCAATGCGAGAGCTGATACTTCCTTGTCGGCCCAGAGGATGAATGCAGAG AAAAGCTTGTACACTGCACGTGTAACAATTTTGAAACTGCGGGAATCTGTAATTGCAAAAAGAACTGCCTTACAATGTCTGAGGCAAAATTTGAAGATAATTTCCATTCTCAAGGGGCAG ATGATATATTTGGAAGAGTTGGCACATATGGATCAGGAATTTTCCTGTTCTCTTTCTGGGGCTATTGAAGCTTTGAGGGCTAGTACACTCCGCCTACCAGTTGTTGGCGGAGCAAGG GCTGATATCCCTAACGTGAAGGATGCTGTCTGTTCGGCAGTTGATGTGATGCAGGCAATGGCATCCTCAATATGCCTACTATCATCAAAG GTTGGGGATGTGAACTCGCTGGTCGTTGAACTTGCCAATGTAGCTTCAAAGGAACGCGCTTTGCTTGATCAGTGCAAGGATCTCTTGTCTATAATTGCAGCCCTACAG GTGAAGGAATGTAGCCTGAGAACACATTTTATACAACTAAAACGTGTCCCGTTCAGCCTAACATCAAACGTGTAA
- the LOC126679877 gene encoding LOB domain-containing protein 38-like: MSCNGCRVLRKGCSEACLLRSCLHWITSPEAQGNATLFLAKFFGRSDLMSLISAVPESQRPALFQSLLFEACGRTVNPVNGAVGLLWSGNWQVCQAAVETVLSGGTLRPLTGILPGILSQNHDESSDSFSAEACTLRNLLWPQSRINQASDLSLSLKPKLGGSRVKRGRDHATSFYNEESSETTTFESNGGDDKKKLLNLFV; encoded by the exons ATGAGCTGCAACGGTTGCCGGGTGCTGCGAAAGGGGTGCAGTGAGGCTTGTTTACTGAGGTCTTGCTTGCACTGGATCACTTCTCCCGAAGCTCAAGGTAACGCCACCTTATTTCTCGCCAAATTCTTCGGCCGCAGCGATCTCATGTCTCTAATCTCCGCCGTACCGGAATCTCAACGGCCTG CTTTGTTTCAATCGCTGCTTTTTGAAGCGTGTGGAAGAACGGTGAATCCGGTTAATGGAGCGGTTGGATTGTTATGGAGCGGGAACTGGCAAGTCTGTCAGGCGGCGGTGGAGACAGTTCTCTCCGGCGGAACTCTACGGCCGTTAACAGGAATCCTACCTGGAATTTTATCACAGAATCACGACGAATCATCCGATAGTTTCTCTGCTGAGGCATGTACGTTACGCAATTTGCTGTGGCCTCAGTCTAGGATCAATCAAGCATCGGATCTCAGTCTATCACTCAAGCCAAAGCTAGGAGGTAGCAGAGTGAAGAGAGGCAGAGATCATGCCACGTCGTTTTATAACGAAGAATCGTCCGAGACGACGACGTTTGAGAGCAATGGTGGTGATGATAAGAAGAAACTTTTGAATCTGtttgtttaa